The sequence tgtaaaattttaattatgtagatgcgccgaggattatacgattttcacccatgagtttcgcaatgacatccacttagactgcttatgatttctagggcggcatccttggccgaacaatgactccctaacatttcaaggtgtttctctggtgtagctcggcagcatagcgcgacaaaagcatacGTTGGAAAgatttcggagctacacctagagcttctaggaaagtgacgttgacgaaggtatgagttcgaagtcgcagtcctatagcttctgtgctggcatatggtgtgagggtcaggaggcgtggtagcgactggtggtcgggattgctactgttcgcacatcgagaattgtagctcttaaaaacagccgaaaaactggaggcgccctgtgccacgagagtaatgagtattaatagactattcatagcaaccgtaagtcgcctttgtgcgtgaaagCCCAGGAGCCGGggtttcgaagcctctctggagtaagtgaacgaaggacaatccctccgcaaggagctccTGAACAtctttgaacgatctgcgagattttgaggaaaaaaccccggatctttccgaaatggccaaaacgttgatttccttaaatacatacaaacaaaacatttcctaaatattatttttttaaattgaaaaatcagGCTTTTTAAACTAAGAACACCgacgtatgccggcgcgccgcccataccatcgccgccggtatataatagagcctacgccgccgccgccgataaagtgatcggcgtaaacctctagtacataGAAGATAAGCGGTCacttctgaatatgaaatgttactttctgaatatcaattgtagTTTCCTGAACATGAAATTGAAGTACTGAACATTAACtggaattttctgaatatgaattgtaactttctgaatatgaattgcaattttctgaatatcaattgtaatTTTCCGAATATCAAGTGGAacttctgaatatgaattgtaactttctgaatatgaattgtaattttctgataaTGAATTGCGACTTTATGAATATAAACCGAAAAAGGTGTAGGTTTATGCGATGCGAAACTGATATTTTAGAACGCCTActtattttataagaaaattaggttaggctaggttaaactggccggttaacaaagacctcacatagactgaatgtgtccataccctgcaaaaatcgttggaccatgtggtccactggagtacttaccattctactccactgtaatgcagcgatggaccaactcacgtttctacacgaacatgttgtaagccgatcattgctcgtttttaacgattggaatcactacacgatgtttattggattgtgggtactccatggattactctgatgtaatgcggagctggagtatatggtcaggtcctaggacatcgcaatgttaattggaccatattttttgtatgaattgtggttaattttggagcactcgcttggtccatagcgagtactccatacatgcatgcatggagtactcgcgatttttgcagggtagtgttaccagaatttgtttgacgaccaaacggaagaaccgcaATCAGGTGctaggacatatgttatagaataactccgtcgtcttgacaaatactagcagttttctaggacccagcttaattgctacctcaagatctggcaactctgccgcccctaatagttggaagataatttaatttatgttattttatatttcagACTTGATCTCTCAACTTGATATTTCTTACTACAAAACTTCCTCTCGTACAATTTGCAAAATATAACAGAAACTGGATCGAACATCTTAAAATGTACAAAATATTCGATAATCTCTACGATTATTTACCAAATATACTCGGTTATCTTGTGTTAGGCTTGGGCTTATGCATATATTTTGCATATTATCTTTTAGTTGTTGTTAAGGTAAGTTAATGAGATGATCGGtgttgtaattttttgtttttttattataggTAGGCGATTTCAGCCAGACAGTTATTCACATCAAATTGCCGATAAGTcttatttttaatgttttctatatattttgaaattttctttacaGCGTCCAATGCTTATTTGTTCCGATGGCCCACTCAAAACGTTCCTATTAAATGAAATACCAGCATTAAGTATGAAGTTTTGGCCAACTATTTGGTGTTTGGACAGTCGCGTACAAACTTTTATTGCAAGTGTTTTACGTTCAACGACGCTATCGGATATAAATTATAGAAGGTAGTaactattaaattaaaaaaaaacttttgttatGCTATTTTACGAGGGCCTAATGATAAGTTCTTATTTTCAACCAACCTGCGCTTTGGGGGTGGGGGTGCTAACACTACTTCCCAACTTGTTACCACGTTTCCATTACAAGCTCCCACTACTTGTATCCTCTATCAACAAATAAACACTATACGCAAATgtttttggcaagaaatatgtTTCCGCCCATTTTCAATGCATGTATCAATGGCCCATATGTATCTAGGGACACGTCATGGAATATAAACTAACCTCAGCAACGTTCAAACGGAGGCCATCTGCAGGGACTTATACGACTATAATTGCGTGTATCGATTATATGATCAAAAGTAGGGTCGTTAAGGCAACTTTGGGAGCTGGCTCAGTTTGTGAAATAGCTACCAAAGACAAATCTCAGAGCGACGTAATTTGCCTCTTCTTTTGATCCTGGAAGTTaatttaagttaggttaggttagagtgaccaccggtgcgagcaccacttaggcccaaaaaggtcccattgtgataccacgtggatctctcgcctactcaaaccaacaggtcgatacagcaaacgtcaggagtttcttaggttccaacttagccagatcacaaagatcgtcaaagaaggaagatcccagagatttcttcctcttgtgccaaagcgcaggacaatcgtacagaaaatgtttgactgtttctatctcctcttcgcctttgcagctcctgcagtaatcattataccCAGCTGTTGTGGGttcctcccgattgctatgtggtcggttataagtccaaccaccagagatatacccccctaccaagaagaaggagactatTTGTCCGTCTTGCGTTCCATTCAGTCCACACGAGCTTAGAGTGGTAGCAtgattcaagattgctccatctcataCCCGCTttcctaaggaaaatccctttcaaaatgagcttacaggtagcgagcggcatgctcaatcccttccaggacgacagCGTAACGGATGTgtccctcttgcaagttcgtcagccatctcattgcccggtatatccgagtgtctttgctcagcgatctcgttaagagatttgcggcacttctctttCTCTACTACCCTGGACTTACATATGTccgatccaagtgcttttagtgcagcgtggctgtcagagtaaatacaaatttggttatagccgtgagcagccttccccaggtgatcaacggcctcatttaaAGTATACatctccgcctgaaagacgctgcaatgatcaggTAGGTTAAATGATAGATTCCACACTAGTTaaggtgcaaagacaccgctacccaccttattatccagtttggagccgtcagtatatatctgcagcctatcgctcaggcccggtggctccttcaaccaataatccctatccgggataataacctcgtacttcatattcaaaaatacagtcggagcgcaataatccgacgaaggcgaatccagatacttAAGGATGACTGCATGACCCCCCACATTGTCTATCCATCCGGATAACTCTCGTAGCCGCAGAGCAGAAAAgaccgcacattgcttggccattaaatctattgggtACTCTAgaagttaataaaaataaaggaATCTTTATGCCAGAAGCAACGAGGGTAGTCCCAGCGGTttaggtggcttagaatatacccacgggaggtatgcctgtcgtaagaggcgactaaaataccaaattaattcaaggggttgtgtagcgcaaccctctcaaggggttgccaacgcaattacatatagcttctccaacgcaattgtccaacctacccgtggcgaatcctgtttcattaacagccgacgctctggcgaccccgaaatcTTTATGGATGTAGGGGGGTGGGAGAGCGTTATCGCCTAGATAATAACACTCCCTAACGCCTTCCTATACAAGTGTTCGTGCGTTCGTTCTCTACGACTAAGaaaatccaacatgtggaaatcaAAAATATTAGATGACATGACACGGGGACGTTTAAACGGAATAAAAAATGACCTAACATCCGACAGCGACCGTATAACGGTAGCTCTTGACTTCCAAGGGCAGAACTTAAGATATTCTTCAATTGAGGAATGGGAAGGTGGCCTAAGTAGTGGTAGGGGCATTACAATCTATACAGATGGCTCGAAATTGGAAAAGGGAAATAGAGCTGGAATGTACCCAAAGTACCAGCAGGTAAGTCGATTGTACCGATTTACAGACTCATGCAGCGTCTTCCAGGCGGAGTTCTATGTCATAGAGGGAGCAGCCAGACTGCTCCAGGATAGTACGGCCCCAGACATCAATGTAACAATATTTGTCGACAGCCAGGCTGCCTTAAAGGCGTTAGGATTCCACGTGATAAAgtcggatatcgtgcggaggtgtcgagCCTCGCTTGCatgaatttgcagatgagatAGTTCCGAAATGGTCATAATCATGGTAGACAGCTCCGTACGACGATCACTGGGTTAACTCCTGAGGAAAATCCAGGAATATTGGTTTAGAGCAACGGACACGCTGGGGGCCAATCGGGATGATTGCGAGATCTCAAGGTCTTTATGGCCAATTTTGGATATGAAGGGTACTAGCTTTCTTCTCAAGCGAACAAATCTGCAGTAGGAGTACTTACGGCTGTCATCACAGGGCATTGCGCTATTGTACCACTGCTCCGATATTGGCGCATACCAATAAGCTCCCTGTGCAAAAGCTGTCAGGATatggaggaagaggagtcgattcatcactttctctgcGGATGTACCGGACTGCAAACAAGACGACTTATATTTCTGGGCGCGcggtttttcgacagtctggTAGAGGTTGTGAAGGTAGATATTTCACTCCTGCTTGGGTTCATCAGAGATAGCAATTGGTTTGCTGAGAACCATTAGGAAGTAGTCTGGTTAGACAAATGGGCTGCCACCCGACActcactgagggcactcacaatgggaAATTCCCACGCaggccctcttaacctaacctaaaccaACACAGCTGTATACGCTTTTCTTAAGGAAGCTTTCTTTTGCTATAAGACTTTCATTTTTGGCAAACGACCTCCTGAATCTGAATATAAACATAATTTTTAGTAAGATTTAAGCTCAGCTCCACCTGACGGGAAATGGTTTTGTAGTCTACAATCATATCACACAACTTACATaattgaattgaaataaaaaaacgaATCGGCGCCGAAATTTGCTGTTCCAAGATGGAAATGGCTTTTCGGTCGCTTTTTGTATAAACCATAAAGCGAACTTATCACTCGCCCCTAGTGGAGCAATTAAAGTTATTATATGCCATGAAATTATTGTTTACTAAAACTATTGAAAATATTAATTGACGAGCTGTACGCCGTTTACAGAGATGTGAATATAGTGAAGTAGAGGAGGAGGTGGAACAGAAGACAAAATACACATTCTGAATAGGAAAAAATTGGAGGTGGGTGATTAGACCTCCTTTGTAAGATAGTCTTTGCCTACTTGTAAACTTCATCTTAAAGAACTGATTTCTCGGGTTACTTTGATGTGGTTTCGACCAGCAAATTTGAACAATTTCTTTCGTAGTCCTCGAAATTGAACTATACAATATGATCACTCCGAATCTTTCAAAGCCTCTCCTACAAAATATGTGTACGAAAACTTCATACTTATAGCAAGATTACTCTCGCGAAGCTGATGCTGTCACTTTGATTGGACAATCTTTTGAATCCATCTTCTTATGTCTCCTCCCCAAGTGACCTATGTATAGTCAAGTTTTCACCTCTTCGCAATCGCATACACCAGACTTCTATTTACTGGCTTCACAGCGATTTAAAGTCATTGATTTGTGAGTAGCACCAGCGTTGTACCTAAAGACGGTGAAAGAACATCTCCACATCTTTTGCAATTTCGTACACTGGAACTTCTCGGCTTCCTTGGTCTAGACTTTACAACCTATTATTAACTCATTAGGTGGTATATACAATCGCTTTTTCTTTGAACTACCGCCATATACTCCGTAGGTTAACAggtattctatatacgtaagtttgttttacgtttttttttttttattactaacTGATcattaataaatttcattatttACGACCACAACAGTTTTTAATTCGACCTTTACACACTTTTAATTTTTAGAGAAATTTTAACTTTGAAAGATGGTGGAGAAGTTGCATTGGATTGGCTGGATGAGAACTGCAGTTCACTCTCGCCTTGTATTCTCATTTTACCCGGGTTGATTGGTAATTCTCAAGATGATTATGTCAAGTTATTTGTGCTTGCTGCCAACAAAGCTGGAATGCGTGTTGTTGTATTCAATAATCGTGGACTGGGTGGTATAGAGGTCAAAACGCCACTCCTTTATAATGCTTGCAAAGTTGATGATTTATCCGAAGTGGTGCAGTATGTGAGAAAAGTGTTGCCTGAGCATGTTAAATTGGGAGCTACGGGCATATCGTTGGGTGGTCTCGTACTAGGTGAGTATGAAAGCTGTAGACCTATAGATGTGGTATGTAGCGAACGTACGAACATTGACTACGACGGACGCGAATGAAATTGTTGCGACCGAGAGGAACACTGaatagaacaaaaaatgtgcagcCTAAGTTATCTGCAATTATAgggaatttatatacatataaatgagGGAATCAAGGTGGGAGAGGTAGAGGGAATGAGTGTGGGAGTGGAGCGACAATATAGGGAGGGATAATTGAATGGCTATGAGAAAGGGATATAAGGAATAAAGAATGGACAGAAAGAGAAAGGAGAAATTAAGGCTGAAATAGCAGAAAATGGGGAAGACAGTGATGAGGACGGGAGGAAGGGTCACTTTTCAAACATAGACAACCCCATATTTGGGCAGAAAACGCTGGCTGGGTATGCTAGTCTCTTATATATAACTCTGTGGCTATTTTCCTTAAATTTGGTATGCAAGAAGCTTATTAGCTTGGGGTACCTTCTTTCCTGGAAATGAACCAGGCACCAAAATCTTTGGTAGCCTTTTGCCTGGATTATATATCTGACAAAATCcattaatacaaaaaaattgtacgCATAGTCAGGGGCAGAGGGGAGAGGAGAGAGAGAGAAAGACTAAGAGATATACCGAGGGAATGTgattatcattattataattaTGCCTTGATGCACTGCGACATGTATTTAGTAGATCTATTGTGCTCGAACTTTCAGCATATTACTTTATGTCggggcttttaatgtatttaagtacctcttcaggctttgaACTCCATATCACGAATGAATTAAAAGTTAACCCACCGAGATTGGAGACGCTGCCTTGTCAAAACGACGCATTCGCAAAAGATGTGAACCGGCGTTCATCCTTCAGCTCACAACAGTATCGGAtacatttaacttacttaggtgatatcatagactacagtgtcccttatagtacccagtgagagttcgtagatcctttctgcttagattaatgagttagATTCTGTCGTTGCTGGAAGTCGGTCTTCGTCTTCCTTGGACTGTCTTTGCCTTGTGCATTCAATCAACTGTTGTCAGACCAGCACGTACGGCTGTCTGGATGTCTGACAAAATGAGAATACTCGTCGAGCATAAGCTTCTTCGTGGAAATTTTCTTCAgaaaacttctattgcatggatttctgcctgaaaaatagtggggTAGCATCCTATTGGTATAGATTTCTTGAAGTTTGgctcatagatgccagctcccgtttttatatcatcaaattttgatccatccgtgaacgGCTGACGGTCAGTATATAGATTCCTTGTTTCACGAATTTCTCTGTCCACAATGAACACCTCAAAACTCCGTTAGATGGCGAGCGTAGGGGCCATTGCATCACGTATTTGCAGTAAGAGAGTCTGAGGGTCTTAGAGAGGTGTACAGAAAGAGTTAGGAAAACGGAAAAAGAGATAGTGGGAGAAATAAGCGAATGCAAAAAGTAGGTACAATTTCAAACTAATGACctgatttaagaaaatttgtagaGTTTTACGGAACTGTTTTTTTCCTGGCAGTCGAGCAAATCAATTTGAAGAAATTAGATCCTTTATTTTCTATGAAGGGTAAAGAGAGATAGGGAAAAAGGCAAAAGCGCTAGTAAATGTAGACAAGACGGGGAGAAAATCTAAAGAAGCAAAAACAGAGGGGAGATGAAAGGATAGAGGCAAACAAAGAGAAGCGAACAGAGAACTATGGAAAGCGGAAAAGGTACTCAGAGGTTATTTGGAGTTAAGGTGCAACAGAGGGTGAAATGCAAGAAAGAGATGTTGGATTGGTATATAGGCAGCGCTAAAAGAAATATagcttcttataaaatttttgtttgcttcaGGCAACTATTTGGCGCGCAGAAATGAGGAAGCTCGTCGTAACATAACGGCTGCCAAAATTGTTTCAGTACCTTGGCAGGTGAATAAAGGTTGGACTATATTATTAAatgcttaaagtaaaattgtaatgcttttttattttattattctcaGCCATTGACAGCATGGAACAACCTTTTTTAAATAGTCTTATGGGCATGGTATTGACGCAACAAATGCAATCTACTATAAGGAAGACTGGAATATATAAGCAGGAACATGGTCTTGATGAGACGAGAATTCAAGCGGTATGCCATTTATTTATGTACTAGTTGACTTggcatattttgttttatatatttaaatatttttcttacttCTCTGTGCCTCGTTTTAATTTTCCATTCTTTCACATTTTTCACTTCCACTCCCTTTTCACGTACACTCCTACTTCATTTTCATCTTCCAGAGTATCACTATATCATTaacatcattaattggcgcttagccgcctaAGTGATTTTGGCTGTTTCGTTACAAGTCCCTGATTCGCGTTAACTGATGCGAATTGAAAGCGCAAAGGTCAAGTCTTTCTCCACCTGCCTCCCAACTGAGTGGAGGTATCCCGTACCTCTGCTTCCAACcagcggtgtcgactgaaatactttcttggccggagcgtttttatccattcgcataatatgacctagccagcgaaggccatgggcttttattcgctgcactatcgttgttgtagcaatgtttcgccccacctaatagctgcgatcgatcacaaattgtcatcaatatcctctaacgggagtccaaggaaacttgctgtttcgacaggggtggaccataatgaaaggggtgttaagaggcgttgtttccacattacaattaaagagatggttggtgtcatgtggggacacattgcaagcggggcatacattttgtatgtcggggctgattctagatatgtaagagtttaacctgttacagtatctagaacgaagttgagccagagtaactcgcgtttccctggggagtatgcgtgcctcttccgaaagttttgggtactgttccacgagtactggattcaccgggcaattcccggcataaaggtccgacgcctgtttgtggagttcaccaaggacctgcttgtgtgtttttgcttcatacggctgagttctcaggtgccgtatttcctcaaaatgcttacggagatgactccataAGTCtttaggcggtgctggctcatcaatcagatgtctgttgggatgcccaggtttctgggtattcaacagggactgtttggttagcatctcatttctctccctgatgggaagtattctcgcctcattatgtagatggtgttctggggacataagaagacagcccgtggcggttctgagcgcagtattttggcaggcctgtagcttcttccagtgggtagtttttaggcttggcgaccatataggggacgc is a genomic window of Eurosta solidaginis isolate ZX-2024a chromosome 4, ASM4086904v1, whole genome shotgun sequence containing:
- the LOC137249713 gene encoding phospholipase ABHD3-like, which codes for MYKIFDNLYDYLPNILGYLVLGLGLCIYFAYYLLVVVKRPMLICSDGPLKTFLLNEIPALSMKFWPTIWCLDSRVQTFIASVLRSTTLSDINYRREILTLKDGGEVALDWLDENCSSLSPCILILPGLIGNSQDDYVKLFVLAANKAGMRVVVFNNRGLGGIEVKTPLLYNACKVDDLSEVVQYVRKVLPEHVKLGATGISLGGLVLGNYLARRNEEARRNITAAKIVSVPWQVNKAIDSMEQPFLNSLMGMVLTQQMQSTIRKTGIYKQEHGLDETRIQASKTMREFDVHFTIKHFGYPTVEDYYKDASLPDKLHHISVPLLCLNAADDPLQPMEGIPIEATTDCTHVAIIVTSRGGHIGFLEGMWPSLKNEYMSRIFTKYFKKTLYDERGEFQSIKEDLHKEYLQKQAVQCQ